A genomic region of Alicyclobacillus sp. SO9 contains the following coding sequences:
- a CDS encoding ABC transporter permease — protein MGVGRVLKTAFSSLWHNPLRTALTLLGIIIGVAAVVALMSIGSATTSSVTSRIQGLGTNLLVISPGQSVQNGVSQGLGTAPLTSKDVTALENSKDFANVAPDATTRLQVLYGATNYRTVIEGSTIALPAVRNLKMARGRFFNLEEQRAKGNVGVIGSTAAQNIFGNANPVGKTVWINGLSFRIIGELQSQGSSGPTNRDDKIIVPLTTLQARLTGTTNPSTIYLSAKNGQSMTAAQNQATLILRQSHGLGFTQSNDFTITNQASLLNTLQGVSKTMEGFLGGIAGISLIVGGIGIMNIMLVSVTERTREIGLRKALGATKGTILRQFLVESALVGIIGGFIGIGLGSGAGIAIGNVMKTPVQISLTAVWISFVVSLVVGLVFGIYPAFRAAWLSPIDALRFE, from the coding sequence GTGGGAGTAGGAAGAGTTTTAAAGACAGCTTTCTCAAGCCTGTGGCACAATCCGCTGCGAACGGCGCTAACTCTGCTCGGAATCATTATTGGTGTGGCCGCAGTCGTAGCTTTAATGAGTATCGGCAGCGCAACGACGAGCAGCGTGACGTCGAGAATTCAAGGGCTGGGCACGAATTTGCTGGTAATCTCTCCTGGACAGTCCGTGCAAAACGGCGTTAGTCAAGGACTTGGCACCGCACCGCTCACTTCAAAAGATGTGACAGCCCTGGAAAACAGCAAAGACTTTGCAAATGTGGCTCCGGATGCAACGACGAGATTGCAGGTGCTGTACGGTGCAACAAACTATCGGACTGTCATTGAAGGCAGCACCATTGCACTTCCTGCTGTACGAAATCTAAAGATGGCGAGAGGGCGTTTCTTCAATTTGGAGGAGCAAAGGGCGAAGGGGAACGTAGGCGTCATCGGATCGACCGCGGCTCAGAACATCTTTGGTAATGCGAACCCTGTAGGCAAGACGGTATGGATTAACGGATTGTCGTTTCGAATTATTGGAGAGCTCCAATCGCAAGGGTCATCAGGTCCAACCAACAGGGACGACAAAATCATTGTTCCTCTTACCACGTTGCAAGCCCGACTGACGGGTACAACAAATCCGAGTACAATCTACCTTTCTGCAAAGAATGGACAGAGTATGACTGCGGCACAGAATCAGGCAACACTGATTTTGCGACAGAGTCATGGACTAGGCTTTACACAGTCTAATGACTTCACGATTACAAATCAGGCCTCTTTGCTAAATACCCTGCAGGGTGTATCCAAAACCATGGAAGGATTTCTCGGTGGCATAGCTGGAATCTCACTGATTGTCGGCGGCATTGGTATCATGAACATTATGCTTGTCTCAGTTACTGAGCGCACTCGGGAAATTGGACTGCGTAAGGCCCTTGGCGCAACCAAGGGAACCATCCTGCGGCAATTTCTCGTCGAGAGTGCGCTGGTAGGGATTATTGGAGGTTTTATTGGGATAGGACTCGGAAGCGGTGCAGGGATTGCTATCGGTAACGTGATGAAGACTCCCGTTCAAATCAGTTTAACAGCCGTCTGGATCTCGTTTGTGGTATCGCTGGTTGTAGGACTTGTCTTCGGCATCTATCCGGCGTTCCGCGCAGCTTGGTTATCACCCATTGACGCATTACGGTTTGAGTAG